A part of Carettochelys insculpta isolate YL-2023 chromosome 1, ASM3395843v1, whole genome shotgun sequence genomic DNA contains:
- the LOC142019034 gene encoding tubulin alpha-8 chain isoform X2, with protein sequence MRECISIHVGQAGVQIGNACWELFCLEHGIQPDGTFKNQANKMNNDDSFNTFFSETVTEKHVPRAVMVDLEPTVVDEVRAGAYRQLFHPEQLITGKEDAANNYARGHYTIGKENIDLVLDRIRKLTDACSGLQGFLIFHSFGGGTGSGFTSLLMERLSLDYGKKSKLEFAIYPAPQVSTAVVEPYNSILTTHTTLEHSDCAFMVDNEAIYDICRRNLDIERPTYTNLNRLISQIVSSITASLRFDGALNVDLTEFQTNLVPYPRIHFPLVTYAPIISSERAYHEQLSVAEITSSCFEPNNQMVKCDPRHGKYMACCMLYRGDVVPKDVNVAIAAIKTKRTIQFVDWCPTGFKVGINYQPPTVVPGGDLAQVQRAVCMLSNTTAIAEAWARLDHKFDLMYAKRAFVHWYVGEGMEEGEFAEAREDLAALEKDYEEVGTDSFEEEYEEGCS encoded by the exons ATG cGTGAGTGCATTTCCATTCATGTTGGCCAGGCTGGAGTTCAGATTGGCAATGCTTGCTGGGAACTCTTCTGTCTGGAACATGGTATTCAGCCAGATGGCACCTTCAAGAACCAGGCCAACAAAATGAACAATGATGACTCCTTTAACACATTTTTCAGTGAAACGGTCACAGAAAAGCACGTGCCACGGGCTGTCATGGTGGACTTGGAACCAACCGTAGTAG ATGAAGTGAGAGCTGGCGCTTACCGGCAGCTTTTCCATCCAGAACAGCTGATCACTGGAAAGGAGGACGCAGCTAACAACTATGCCCGTGGCCACTATACTATTGGTAAAGAAAACATTGACTTGGTGCTTGATCGGATCCGTAAGCTG ACCGATGCCTGTTCTGGACTACAGGGATTCCTGATTTTCCACAGCTTTGGTGGGGGCACTGGCTCTGGCTTTACATCCTTATTGATGGAACGCCTCTCCCTGGATTATGGCAAGAAGTCCAAACTGGAGTTTGCCATCTACCCAGCCCCTCAAGTCTCCACTGCTGTAGTGGAGCCCTACAACTCCATCCTGACCACTCACACCACCCTGGAGCATTCAGACTGTGCCTTCATGGTGGACAACGAGGCCATCTATGACATCTGCCGCCGCAACTTGGACATTGAGCGCCCCACTTACACCAACCTTAACCGTCTCATCAGCCAGATAGTCTCATCAATCACAGCCTCTCTGCGTTTCGATGGTGCCCTCAACGTGGATCTGACGGAGTTTCAGACGAACCTGGTGCCCTATCCTCGCATCCACTTCCCACTGGTGACATATGCACCCATCATCTCCTCTGAGAGAGCCTATCACGAGCAGCTGTCAGTGGCGGAAATCACCAGTTCCTGCTTTGAACCCAACAACCAGATGGTGAAATGTGACCCCCGTCATGGAAAATACATGGCCTGCTGCATGCTGTACCGTGGGGATGTGGTCCCCAAAGATGTCAACGTTGCTATTGCTGCCATCAAGACCAAGAGAACTATCCAATTTGTAGACTGGTGTCCAACAGGCTTCAAG GTTGGCATCAATTACCAGCCTCCTACTGTAGTTCCTGGGGGGGACCTGGCTCAGGTGCAACGTGCTGTCTGCATGCTAAGCAACACTACAGCCATTGCTgaggcctgggccaggctggacCACAAGTTTGATCTGATGTACGCCAAGAGGGCATTTGTGCACTGGTATGTTGGCGAAGGCATGGAGGAAGGGGAGTTTGCAGAGGCCCGAGAGGACTTGGCTGCACTGGAGAAGGACTACGAGGAAGTAGGAACTGACTCATTTGAGGAAGAATATGAAGAGGGGTGCTCTTAA
- the LOC142019050 gene encoding uncharacterized protein LOC142019050, which produces MGSKRQNADAFARLAEGLAAWGHPARTPDHVCSKVKELRQGYARARDAAGRSGAAPVTCPFYRELRDILGPRHTSSPPATLDTSAEEPQQAPEAESAPEASPAPWGPPPRSPPPGHRRRRRRRRRGTPPPVTPACTSSSHPGAPAGRPPPGCPPTVGVDRQLHHRKDRKAPARHQWSWKALRGHQSRPAPRQSNDRPHGGEDGGCSTTTHR; this is translated from the exons atggggagcaagaggcagaacgcggatgcgttcgctcggctggccgagggcctggccgcctggggtcaccctgcccgcactccggatcatgtatgcagtaaagtgaaggagctgcggcagggttacgcccgggcccgggatgcagccggccgatctggggccgcccccgtcacctgccccttttacagggaactcagggacatcctgggcccccggcacacctcttcccctccggccactcttgatacctcggccgaggagccccagcaggccccagaggcggagtccgccccggaggcaagcccagCGCCCTGGGGgccgccccccaggagcccacccccggggcaccggaggaggaggaggaggaggaggagagggactcctcctccagtgacgccggcctgcacatcatcctcccatccaggagctccagctgggcgtccgccccccgggtgtcccccgaccgtgggagtggaccgtcag ctgcaccatcggaaggaccggaaagcaccggcgaggcatcagtggtcctggaaagccctccggggccatcaatccaggccagcccctcgacaGAGcaatgaccggccccacggcggggaagatggcggatgcagcaccaccacccaccggtga
- the LOC142019057 gene encoding tubulin alpha-8 chain-like isoform X3: MRECISVHVGQAGVQIGNACWELFCLEHGIQPDGTFKNQSNKLNDDDSFATFFRETGTGKHVPRAVMVDLEQTVVDEVRTGTYRQLFHPEQLITGKEDAANNYARGHYTIGKDRIELALDRIRKLTDACSGLQGFLIFHSFGGGTGSGFTSLLMERLSLDYGKKSKLEFAIYPAPQVSTAVVEPYNSILTTHTTLEHSDCAFMVDNEAIYDICRRNLDIERPTYTNLNRLISQIVSSITASLRFDGALNVDLTEFQTNLVPYPRIHFPLVTYAPIISSERAYHEQLSVAEITNSCFEPNNQMVKCDPRHGKYMACCMLYRGDVVPKDVNVAIAAIKTNRAVQFVDWCPTGFKVGINYQPPTITPGGDLAQVERAVCMLSNTTAIAEAWARLDHKFDLMYAKRAFVHWYVGEGMEEGEFAEAREDLSALEKDYEEVGTNSFGEENDGEEF; the protein is encoded by the exons ATG CGTGAGTGCATCTCTGTTCATGTTGGCCAGGCTGGAGTTCAGATTGGCAATGCATGCTGGGAACTTTTCTGCCTGGAACATGGCATTCAGCCAGATGGCACCTTCAAGAATCAGTCCAACAAGCTCAATGACGATGACTCCTTTGCCACATTTTTCAGAGAGACAGGCACAGGAAAGCATGTCCCCCGGGCTGTTATGGTTGATTTGGAGCAaactgtagtgg ATGAAGTGCGGACTGGCACGTACCGGCAGCTTTTCCATCCAGAGCAGCTGATCACTGGCAAGGAGGATGCAGCTAATAACTATGCCCGGGGTCACTACACCATCGGCAAAGACAGAATTGAGTTGGCATTAGATCGTATCCGTAAACTG ACCGATGCCTGTTCTGGACTACAGGGATTCCTGATTTTCCACAGCTTTGGTGGGGGCACTGGCTCTGGCTTTACATCCTTATTGATGGAACGCCTCTCCCTGGATTATGGCAAGAAGTCCAAACTGGAGTTTGCCATCTACCCAGCCCCTCAAGTCTCCACTGCTGTAGTGGAGCCCTACAACTCCATCCTGACCACTCACACCACCCTGGAGCATTCAGACTGTGCCTTCATGGTGGACAACGAGGCCATCTATGACATCTGCCGCCGCAACTTGGACATTGAGCGCCCCACTTACACCAACCTTAACCGTCTCATCAGCCAGATAGTCTCATCAATCACAGCCTCTCTGCGTTTCGATGGTGCCCTCAACGTGGATCTGACGGAGTTTCAGACGAACCTGGTGCCCTATCCTCGCATCCACTTCCCACTGGTGACATATGCACCCATCATCTCCTCTGAGAGAGCCTATCACGAGCAGCTGTCAGTGGCGGAAATCACCAATTCCTGCTTTGAACCCAACAACCAGATGGTGAAATGTGACCCCCGTCATGGAAAATACATGGCCTGCTGCATGCTGTACCGTGGGGATGTGGTCCCCAAAGATGTCAACGTCGCTATTGCTGCCATCAAGACCAATAGAGCCGTCCAGTTTGTGGACTGGTGTCCAACAGGCTTTAAG GTTGGCATCAATTATCAGCCTCCCACAATAACACCTGGAGGAGACCTGGCCCAAGTGGAACGTGCTGTCTGCATGCTAAGCAACACTACAGCCATTGCTgaggcctgggccaggctggacCACAAGTTTGATCTGATGTACGCCAAGAGGGCATTTGTGCACTGGTATGTTGGCGAAGGCATGGAGGAAGGGGAGTTTGCAGAGGCCCGAGAGGACTTGTCTGCACTGGAGAAGGACTACGAGGAAGTGGGAACTAACTCATTTGGAGAAGAAAACGACGGGgaggaattttaa
- the LOC142019034 gene encoding tubulin alpha-8 chain isoform X1 → MVNRECISIHVGQAGVQIGNACWELFCLEHGIQPDGTFKNQANKMNNDDSFNTFFSETVTEKHVPRAVMVDLEPTVVDEVRAGAYRQLFHPEQLITGKEDAANNYARGHYTIGKENIDLVLDRIRKLTDACSGLQGFLIFHSFGGGTGSGFTSLLMERLSLDYGKKSKLEFAIYPAPQVSTAVVEPYNSILTTHTTLEHSDCAFMVDNEAIYDICRRNLDIERPTYTNLNRLISQIVSSITASLRFDGALNVDLTEFQTNLVPYPRIHFPLVTYAPIISSERAYHEQLSVAEITSSCFEPNNQMVKCDPRHGKYMACCMLYRGDVVPKDVNVAIAAIKTKRTIQFVDWCPTGFKVGINYQPPTVVPGGDLAQVQRAVCMLSNTTAIAEAWARLDHKFDLMYAKRAFVHWYVGEGMEEGEFAEAREDLAALEKDYEEVGTDSFEEEYEEGCS, encoded by the exons ATGGTAAAt cGTGAGTGCATTTCCATTCATGTTGGCCAGGCTGGAGTTCAGATTGGCAATGCTTGCTGGGAACTCTTCTGTCTGGAACATGGTATTCAGCCAGATGGCACCTTCAAGAACCAGGCCAACAAAATGAACAATGATGACTCCTTTAACACATTTTTCAGTGAAACGGTCACAGAAAAGCACGTGCCACGGGCTGTCATGGTGGACTTGGAACCAACCGTAGTAG ATGAAGTGAGAGCTGGCGCTTACCGGCAGCTTTTCCATCCAGAACAGCTGATCACTGGAAAGGAGGACGCAGCTAACAACTATGCCCGTGGCCACTATACTATTGGTAAAGAAAACATTGACTTGGTGCTTGATCGGATCCGTAAGCTG ACCGATGCCTGTTCTGGACTACAGGGATTCCTGATTTTCCACAGCTTTGGTGGGGGCACTGGCTCTGGCTTTACATCCTTATTGATGGAACGCCTCTCCCTGGATTATGGCAAGAAGTCCAAACTGGAGTTTGCCATCTACCCAGCCCCTCAAGTCTCCACTGCTGTAGTGGAGCCCTACAACTCCATCCTGACCACTCACACCACCCTGGAGCATTCAGACTGTGCCTTCATGGTGGACAACGAGGCCATCTATGACATCTGCCGCCGCAACTTGGACATTGAGCGCCCCACTTACACCAACCTTAACCGTCTCATCAGCCAGATAGTCTCATCAATCACAGCCTCTCTGCGTTTCGATGGTGCCCTCAACGTGGATCTGACGGAGTTTCAGACGAACCTGGTGCCCTATCCTCGCATCCACTTCCCACTGGTGACATATGCACCCATCATCTCCTCTGAGAGAGCCTATCACGAGCAGCTGTCAGTGGCGGAAATCACCAGTTCCTGCTTTGAACCCAACAACCAGATGGTGAAATGTGACCCCCGTCATGGAAAATACATGGCCTGCTGCATGCTGTACCGTGGGGATGTGGTCCCCAAAGATGTCAACGTTGCTATTGCTGCCATCAAGACCAAGAGAACTATCCAATTTGTAGACTGGTGTCCAACAGGCTTCAAG GTTGGCATCAATTACCAGCCTCCTACTGTAGTTCCTGGGGGGGACCTGGCTCAGGTGCAACGTGCTGTCTGCATGCTAAGCAACACTACAGCCATTGCTgaggcctgggccaggctggacCACAAGTTTGATCTGATGTACGCCAAGAGGGCATTTGTGCACTGGTATGTTGGCGAAGGCATGGAGGAAGGGGAGTTTGCAGAGGCCCGAGAGGACTTGGCTGCACTGGAGAAGGACTACGAGGAAGTAGGAACTGACTCATTTGAGGAAGAATATGAAGAGGGGTGCTCTTAA
- the LOC142019057 gene encoding tubulin alpha-8 chain-like isoform X2, translating into MKLQYGQGFNILQRSVYKAQDSERECISVHVGQAGVQIGNACWELFCLEHGIQPDGTFKNQSNKLNDDDSFATFFRETGTGKHVPRAVMVDLEQTVVDEVRTGTYRQLFHPEQLITGKEDAANNYARGHYTIGKDRIELALDRIRKLTDACSGLQGFLIFHSFGGGTGSGFTSLLMERLSLDYGKKSKLEFAIYPAPQVSTAVVEPYNSILTTHTTLEHSDCAFMVDNEAIYDICRRNLDIERPTYTNLNRLISQIVSSITASLRFDGALNVDLTEFQTNLVPYPRIHFPLVTYAPIISSERAYHEQLSVAEITNSCFEPNNQMVKCDPRHGKYMACCMLYRGDVVPKDVNVAIAAIKTNRAVQFVDWCPTGFKVGINYQPPTITPGGDLAQVERAVCMLSNTTAIAEAWARLDHKFDLMYAKRAFVHWYVGEGMEEGEFAEAREDLSALEKDYEEVGTNSFGEENDGEEF; encoded by the exons ATGAAGTTGCAGTATGGTCAGGGTTTTAATATCCTACAGAGATCAGTTTACAAGGCGCAGGACTCTGAG CGTGAGTGCATCTCTGTTCATGTTGGCCAGGCTGGAGTTCAGATTGGCAATGCATGCTGGGAACTTTTCTGCCTGGAACATGGCATTCAGCCAGATGGCACCTTCAAGAATCAGTCCAACAAGCTCAATGACGATGACTCCTTTGCCACATTTTTCAGAGAGACAGGCACAGGAAAGCATGTCCCCCGGGCTGTTATGGTTGATTTGGAGCAaactgtagtgg ATGAAGTGCGGACTGGCACGTACCGGCAGCTTTTCCATCCAGAGCAGCTGATCACTGGCAAGGAGGATGCAGCTAATAACTATGCCCGGGGTCACTACACCATCGGCAAAGACAGAATTGAGTTGGCATTAGATCGTATCCGTAAACTG ACCGATGCCTGTTCTGGACTACAGGGATTCCTGATTTTCCACAGCTTTGGTGGGGGCACTGGCTCTGGCTTTACATCCTTATTGATGGAACGCCTCTCCCTGGATTATGGCAAGAAGTCCAAACTGGAGTTTGCCATCTACCCAGCCCCTCAAGTCTCCACTGCTGTAGTGGAGCCCTACAACTCCATCCTGACCACTCACACCACCCTGGAGCATTCAGACTGTGCCTTCATGGTGGACAACGAGGCCATCTATGACATCTGCCGCCGCAACTTGGACATTGAGCGCCCCACTTACACCAACCTTAACCGTCTCATCAGCCAGATAGTCTCATCAATCACAGCCTCTCTGCGTTTCGATGGTGCCCTCAACGTGGATCTGACGGAGTTTCAGACGAACCTGGTGCCCTATCCTCGCATCCACTTCCCACTGGTGACATATGCACCCATCATCTCCTCTGAGAGAGCCTATCACGAGCAGCTGTCAGTGGCGGAAATCACCAATTCCTGCTTTGAACCCAACAACCAGATGGTGAAATGTGACCCCCGTCATGGAAAATACATGGCCTGCTGCATGCTGTACCGTGGGGATGTGGTCCCCAAAGATGTCAACGTCGCTATTGCTGCCATCAAGACCAATAGAGCCGTCCAGTTTGTGGACTGGTGTCCAACAGGCTTTAAG GTTGGCATCAATTATCAGCCTCCCACAATAACACCTGGAGGAGACCTGGCCCAAGTGGAACGTGCTGTCTGCATGCTAAGCAACACTACAGCCATTGCTgaggcctgggccaggctggacCACAAGTTTGATCTGATGTACGCCAAGAGGGCATTTGTGCACTGGTATGTTGGCGAAGGCATGGAGGAAGGGGAGTTTGCAGAGGCCCGAGAGGACTTGTCTGCACTGGAGAAGGACTACGAGGAAGTGGGAACTAACTCATTTGGAGAAGAAAACGACGGGgaggaattttaa